One segment of Anastrepha obliqua isolate idAnaObli1 chromosome 3, idAnaObli1_1.0, whole genome shotgun sequence DNA contains the following:
- the LOC129241077 gene encoding probable cytochrome P450 316a1 produces the protein MIVICIFISLTIISAVNYYKTRRKRALITNLSGPFALPLIGSVHKFLLLTPKNFLSKSRDYLNKFGTLSHCWAFDRLFILSADYEFVTQLLHSPDHLNTGYNNLLQPVYGVGLLRRNDEEWRQRRQLISYALRPEILADFAEVFAAQANLLIDRLRAECDGKNSFDIQPYVERAVLDVLLATVLGMERRAQQEQVKSAQRKYAQTVLALIDLFPARFLSLHSANSTIYSILCPLKKRRQQRLLKTINRINNGLIAEQRAATATTFDKSNGMAYTIQVNESCNDTQAQRRDTLLKMLLAANIAGQALSDAEICDELNTFIFQGCLLTPAAISFMLVMISRHPSVQQKVLEELLGVWPKGTAHEYTIENLMKLKYLECVINETLRLYPPQPIIARDLKHNFNYTHSQLNDGVLPAESEVYINIFDMLRQSTSFTDPERFWPERYSMTMPIQNSEMLAWGIGPRHCVAQRYTMLLMKSVIAQLLLAYEVLPFGEELRLEVKIVLRSSSGWQVALKERDD, from the exons ATTTCCTCTCCAAGTCGCGCGATTATCTCAACAAATTCGGCACTCTCTCGCACTGCTGGGCTTTCGATCGTCTCTTCATACTCTCTGCCGACTACGAGTTTGTCACGCAGCTTCTACACAGCCCAGATCATTTGAATACAGGCTACAACAATCTGTTGCAACCGGTGTACGGTGTTGGTTTGCTAAGACGAAATGATGAAGAGTGGCGACAGCGCCGTCAACTGATTTCGTACGCGCTGCGGCCGGAGATATTAGCAGATTTCGCAGAGGTTTTTGCAGCGCAAGCGAATTTGCTGATCGATCGACTACGCGCAGAATGCGATGGCAAAAATAGCTTCGATATACAGCCGTATGTGGAGCGAGCCGTACTTGATGTGCTGCTTGCGACAGTGTTGGGCATGGAGAGAAGAGCACAGCAAGAGCAGGTGAAGTCAGCGCAGCGGAAGTATGCTCAAACTGTGTTGGC ACTCATCGATCTCTTCCCAGCTCGTTTTCTCAGCTTACACTCTGCAAACTCCACAATCTATAGTATTCTGTGCCCGTTGAAGAAGCGGCGTCAGCAGCGCCTTTTGAAGACAATTAATCGCATAAACAATGGACTGATTGCTGAGCAACGCGCAGCCACAGCTACTACGTTTGATAAGTCAAACGGGATGGCCTACACAATCCAAGTGAATGAGTCATGCAACGACACACAGGCGCAGCGACGTGACACACTTTTGAAAATGCTGCTTGCAGCTAATATTGCGGGCCAGGCCCTGAGCGATGCAGAGATTTGTGATGAACTGAATACATTCATTTTTCAAGGATGCCTGCTAACACCTGCGGCAATTTCATTTATGCTTGTGATGATTTCGCGACATCCTAGCGTGCAACAAAAGGTGCTCGAGGAGTTGCTGGGCGTATGGCCCAAGGGAACGGCCCATGAGTATACAATAGAAAATTTGATGAAGCTGAAATATTTGGAATGCGTAATCAATGAGACGTTAAGACTCTATCCACCACAGCCGATAATTGCGCGTGATCTGAAGCATAATTTCAATTACA CCCATTCGCAGCTCAATGACGGGGTGCTACCTGCTGAATCGGaggtttatataaatattttcgataTGCTTCGCCAATCAACCAGCTTCACTGATCCTGAACGCTTTTGGCCGGAACGCTATAGCATGACCATGCCCATCCAAAATAGCGAAATGCTTGCTTGGGGCATTGGTCCACGACACTGTGTGGCACAAAGGTACACCATGTTGCTGATGAAATCTGTGATTGCCCAACTGTTGTTGGCCTATGAAGTCTTGCCATTTGGCGAGGAGTTGCGTTTAGAAGTGAAAATTGTTTTGAGATCTTCGAGTGGTTGGCAAGTGGCGCTAAAGGAGCGTGACGACTAG